The segment CAACATCCTGACCGATCCCATGTTCTCAGACCGGGCCTCCCCGGTCGGCTTTGCCGGACCGAAGCGTTACCACCCTCCGGCCTTGCGAATACAAGATCTTCCCCGGATCGACTATATCGTCATCTCCCACAACCATTACGACCATCTCGACCTTGCCTCGGTAAAAGCGATCGGCTCGGCTCCTCTCTGGCTGGTGCCCCTGCGGCTCAAAGAATGGTTTGTGAACGCCGGGATCGATGCAGACAGGGTGGTGGAGCTCGACTGGTGGGACAGCAAACGCTTCGGGCAAACCACCATCACTGCAACTCCGGTGCAGCACTGGTCGGCCAGAAACTTCTGGAGCCGCCGCAAAACCCTGTGGGTTTCCTGGCTGATCAGGATCGGCGACAGATCGCTCTGGTACAGCGGCGACACCGGTTACAACCCTTTTCAGTTCAAGGAAATCGGCAACAGGTATCCGGATATCGATCTCGGCCTGATCTCAATCGGCGCCTATGAGCCGCGCTGGTTCATGAAGGACATGCATATCAATCCGGCTGAAGCGGTACAGATCCATTCCGAGATCGGCGCACGCCGGTCTCTCGGCATTCAGTGGGGAACCTTCCAGCTGACCGCGGAACCGATCGATGATCCGCCGATCAAACTTCGTGAGGCCTTGATTGCCGGAAACATTGATCCGGAACAATTCCCGCCGATGAAGATCGGAGAAACGCGAATCATCAAGGCCGGACCTGACAAAGAGTGATATATGAGCGGTGTATGAAGGAGATTCAAATCAGCATTGAAGGCGAAGTCGGCCGGGAAGACGCTCAGAAAAAGGCCGAATCCATCGCCCGGCAGGAGAATCCGGACACTTTTGTCATTTCCCGATACAACCGGCACGCCAATGCCTGTTCGCCCTGCTGCCTGAAAGGAAAGATCGGGGAAAAGCCCGGCTGGGAAATCTATGGAGAAAACCATGGCGGCCGACTTAAGATAACGATTAATAATGGAGAGTACGTTTTCATACTCAGTTGATTCGAAGAAAATATCGAAGACAGAAGGTGAGGCCAGATATTTACTCTCAGAGCCCAACACCTCTATTCTTGCTCCTGACTGCTGGCTTCTGAATTCTTAATAAAAAGGACCCAAATGACCACCAACTTCGAATTCTGGAAACTCCTGGCAGGCCTCAGCATCTTCATCTACGGGATGTTCATGCTCGAAGATTCGATCAAGGCCCTGTCCGGGCGAGTCTTCAGGAAGCTGATCTCCCACTATACCCGGAGCAAGCTTCGCGCCGTCGGCAGCGGGGCCTTTGTTACCGCCGTTCTCCAGAGCAGTTCCGCGGTTTCCCTGATGATCCTGGCCTTCGTCGGGGCCGGGGTCATGAACATGGAAAACGCCATCGCCGTTATGATGGGAGCAAATATCGGCACCACCTTCACCGCCTGGATCGTGGCTCTCATCGGTTTCAAGATCAAGATCGAGAGTTTTGCCCTGCCGATCATCGCCCTGGGCGGAATCCTCCTGATCACTTCCGATCATGACTCGAAATTCTTCAGCTTCAGCAGGCTCCTGATCGGTCTCGGCTTTCTCTTTCTTGGCCTCGACTACATGAAGGGGAGCGCGGAAAGCCTTACCAGTGGATTTGACCTGCAATCCCTGCCGGTCCACAGCCTGTGGATTTACCTGCTGGTCGGCATCGTCCTTACCGCCATCATGCAGGCAAGCGCTGCCACTATCGCCCTGGTGATGACCGCCCTGCACTCCGGACTGATCGACTTCCAGATGGCGCTGGCGATGGTGGTCGGCGCCAATATCGGCACCACCGTGACCGTGCTGCTCGGTTCGATGGGAAAAGGAGTAAGAACCAAGAAGATTGTCGGCATCAGCCACCTGACTTTTAACTGCATCACCGGCCTCATCGCCTTTATCAGTCTTGATCTCTTTGACTGGCTGCTCAGGATTCTGCTCGGGAACGGCTACAATAGCGTGACAGGTCTTGCCCTGTTCCATACCCTGTTCAATCTGCTGGGGGTCATCATCTTTTTTCCCTTCATCAACCTGCTGGCCAGGACCCTGATCAGGATCTATCCCCATAAAAAAACCGTTCTCACCCTCTATCTTGACCGGACCCCGGTGGAAGTGGCCGATGCGGCAACAGAAGCACTGGCCAAAGAGACCTATCACCTCCTTGAAGAGTGCCAGCTTTACAACTTGCGCTCTCTCCGGCTGGACGAAAAACTGATCTTTGATCATGACCTGCCGTTTGAAAAAAACATCGGCGGAAAATTGAAGCTGAAAGATCTCTATGACAACATCAAGCTGCTGCACGGTGAAATATTCTCATTTTATACGAGCCTGCAATCGCACAAACTTGAAGAGTCCGAGGCAAAAACCCTGGAGCGGCTGAGTTTCGCGTCGCGAAACATCATGAACGCCCTGAAAAATTTCAAAGGTATTCAGGGCGATCTGGAGGAGTTTGACAGTTCGGAAAACTTTTACCTGAACACCCAGTACAACACTTTCCGGAAAAGACTCATGGAGCTCTACCACGACCTGAACCGGATCCGCTCCCTTAGCGGCAGCAAAGACCAGTACCGGGAACTCGTGAAAACGTTTCTCCATCTCGAAGAAACCGATAAACGCTTCGTCAGCGACACCATGAAGGCCGTTGCCGATAACAAGATCCAGGATATCGACATCGCCTCACTCCTCCTGGCGAACCGGCTTTTCAACCAGGCATGCCGCCTGCAACTCTTCAGCGTCAAGGACATCATGCTCACCCCGGAGCAGATCAGCGATTTTGATCACGCCCTGGACATGAAAGAACTGCTGGAGGAAGAGAAGAAGACAGAGAAATGACTTTCTGGAAATCTTTGAGAGGAGACGCCATGCGGCGCAAGGGTATAACACGCGGGACATCTGAAGCCAGGAGCCAGAAGCCAGAATTCAGAAAGAATGGAACTTCACGATCTTTACCTTTTATTCCGGCTCCCGGCTTCTAGCTTCTGACTCCCATCTTCCGGCTCCCGGCTCCTGGCCCCTGTCTCCTGTCTCCTGTCTCCTGGCTCCTGTCTCCTGGCTCCTGGCTCCCGGCTCCCGGCTTCTGACTCCCGCCTCACACCTTCCTGTCTATCGCAAAAGGTCCGCAGCTTTGGCAGACCGGCATGACCTCTATCCGGTTGACATTCACATGGGGGGGCCGGGTGACCGCCCAGTGAACCATCTCGGCAATGTCCGCTGCGGTGAGCGGCTCCGTCCCCGCATAGACCTCTGCCGCTTTCTTTGCGTCCCCGTTGAAGCGGACCACGGAAAATTCGGTCTCGGCAAGCCCCGGTTCGATATTGGTCACCCGCACCCCGCTGCCAAGCACGTCGGCCCTCAAATTATTTGAAAACTGTTTGACAAACGCCTTACTCGCCCCGTAGACATTGCCGCCGGGATAAGGCCAATTTCCCGCAACCGAACCGATATTGACAATATGCCCTGAACCACGCTTCACCATCCCGGGCAGAACAAACCGGGTGCAGTACATCAGCCCCTTGATATTGGTATCGACCATCTCCTCCCACTGGTCAAGATCTGCCTCCTGGGCCGGACCCATGCCCAAAGCAAGACCTGCGTTATTGACCAGCACATCAATATCCCGGAAACCTTCCGGCAGTCCGGCGAGATCCTTCTCCACCGCCTCCCGTTCCCGGACATCCTGAACCAGAATATGACATTCAGCATTCAGTTCATCCTGCAACGCCTCCAAACGGTCCGCCCTGCGGCCGGTGAGGATCAGTTTCCAGCCATCGCTCGCAAACAGTCGTGCACACTCCTTGCCGAAACCGGAGGTCGCACCGGTGATTAAAATTGTTTTCTGCATTTTATTTTCCGCCAATATTAGATCCAGTCCGGATATTTAACATTCAGCTTACAGGTGTTAATACTTTCAACCAACATTCAGAGCAACTGAATATTCTCGGCATAAGTGACAAAACTTATTGATCATCTGGATTCCCAGAGGTTTCGAACCATCCCGAAAACCATTTTTTATGGCGCGATTTTGAATTTCGGAGTTGACTTCTTCTCTTGCTGACAGGAATGATGTATTTCTTTAGCGATTACCATCGGAACTCAGCCTATGTTCCTGAGAACAAGATCACTAGCTGATATGGTTTATTTTATTTAGATCTATAGGTGCAGCAGGAACCAATTGGTCCGTCCTTCGACAAGCTCAGGATGGGCAGTTTAGCAGTAATTCCGCTCACTCTGAGCTTGTCGAAGAGTCATTGGGTGAAATTGTGTGGTCACCAGAATTTCTTTTGTATCCCTCTGCAAAAGAGAGAGACATTCACTTTTTTCGATGAACACCCGGGGAAGGATACAACCGACCATGACCCTGTATTATGAAGATATCACCCTGAATCAGCCAGACCGTCTGGGGCCGTTCGCCCTCACCGAGGAAGGAATCATCGAGTTTGCCGCCATCTGGGACCCGCTGCCCCTGCACACTGCAAACGATTACGCCGGAAAAACCTCATACGGGAAGGTGATCGCTTCCGGTTTCCACCTTCTGGCCATCTGCCAGAAACTTTTCATCGAACAGTATCCGATGGCGGTGGAGATCGGCCTTGGTCTTGACGAGGTACGTTTCATAAGCCCCGGCCTGCCGGGCGATCTCCTCACCCTGGAGATCAAAGCGATCAGCATGCGGGAGTCAAGGTCAAACCCCGCCGTCGGCATTGTCACCCATTCCTCCCGGCTGCTGACCCAGGACGACAGGACAGTGCTGACCTACAAGGGAACCGGCATGATTGAAAAGAGGGAGAGATTCACCGGTTAAGAGCAGCGCGGTGCAGACAATCCCGCCTCCCTGCAAAATCCCGGAGTGTCGCCGGATTTTTCCGAAGGCCTCTCACCAGAGAAATGCGACCGCCCTTTTGTGGAGGATAGAGTCGTCAAATACCTTTTCGGCGGGTTTTCCGGCCAGACCGAGACAGACATGGAGCGGCAGCAGGTGTTCTTCGCGGGGGTGGCAATAGCGGGCACCGGGGGCCTTCCGCCAATCGAGCAGACGCTTTTCCCGTTCGGCCTGCTGCAAGTTGCCGGTGCAAACCTCGATCAGCCAGTCCTGAAAAGCATCGTTGTCCGGGTTGGAACGGTCCGGGCCCTGCATGGAAAACTCCTGCATATTGTGAAAGGAAAATCCGGAACCGATGACCAGAATGTTTTGCCGCATCAACTCACGGAGCGCCCTTCCGAGGGCGATATGCGCGGCCGGATCAAGACCGTCCAGCAGAGAAAGCTGCAGGGCCGGAATATCCGCCTTCGGAAAGATCAGCATCAGGGGAATAAAAAGGCCGTGGTCGAATCCCCGTTCTGGATCGCTCCTGGCGGGGATGTTGCGGTTCTCGAGCAGTTCAATGATCCGCTCGGCCAGTTCTGGACTGCCCGGAGCAGGGTATTCGATGTTATACGCTTCCCTCGGAAACCCGTAATAATCATAGAATAAAGGAGGATTTGCTCCACTCAGCACCGTGGCGGTGGCTTCCTCCCAGTGGGCGCTGATGACCAGAATGGCCTCTGGTTTCCTGAGCTGTGACGGAAGTCGGGCCATGAATTCCACCATCTTCTGGTGGCTGGCTTCACCCAGGATCGGCAACGGCCCGCCGCCATGGGAGAAATAGAGTACCTGGCCCCTGGCTTGAGATGTCTTATCAATCATCATTTTCTTACAGTAGGAATTGTTTCCCGTTTTTCAACAAGGATGCCGCAAACACGTTGTACCGCATTCCCAGAGTGTTTGCCTTGCCATCATTCTCACCCCAAAAAGTAATAGCCCGAGGCCACCAGGATCATGCTGCCGACCCTGAAGGCCTGACTGTAAAAGATCAGTTCCAGCGCTAGTTTCGGGGTAAATATCCCGGCATAGACCGGGAACTGGTGTCTGATCCCCCTGACCGGTGAGGAGAGAATGTTGCCGACCAGGAGGGCCAGGATGATCTCCCGACCGTTCATCGTCCCCGATTCCAGTAGAACACCTGCTGCGGCAAGCCCGGCGGTAAATTCCGCAACCACCTGAAAAACAATAACCCCGAGACTCTCCGGATGAAGCCAGGTTAGAAAAGAGAGGTGACTGGCGATCAGCCCTTCCAGCCAGGCAAAAAAAGCAAACTGCTTGAGGATGACAAAGGAGGTATAGATCGGAACCGTAAACATCATGACCCGGAGGATCCTCAGCTTAAAACGACTCAAAGTCTTGCGCCAGGCACTCTCGGCACTGATCTTTTCTCCTCTCCGGATTTCACAGTCAATGCAGACCCGGTCCCGTTTCGGCAAAACAAACCGTCCGATAAAGAGGACCAGAAATGTCCGAAGGAAGGCGGCCAGCAAGGTCAGCCCCACATAAACAACTGCCGCCCCCCTGATCAGCGGCACGGTGATAAAGAACATGGTCGGCAGGTGGAGAAAATAGGCCGGCAGGCTGTTGAAAAGATTGCCCAGAACCAGTTCCGTCTTGGTGATCCGCTTCTGGTCATATGCTTCAGCGAGCATGGTGTTGCCGGAAACGCCCGAGAAGAAAGACAGAGAAAAACTTGCGCCGCTCACGTCCGAAAGATTCCCTGCCCGGATCAGCGGGGCGGAGAGCTTTGCCATTCGGCTGGTCCAGTTGAGGGCCTCAATGAAATTACCGACCAGAATCCCCAGCGAGATAAAAAAAGTCAGCCTGATCAGGGGCCAACCCAATTGTGACCAGAGAAGGCCAACCATATCATCCATCCGGTCAATGTCTCCTTCCATCGTAACGGCAGCCTGAGACCAAACGAGGTAACTGCCTGAAATAATTATTAATATCTATTAAATATCGGCGTTAGCAGAAATGAGAGGTCATTGAGGCTTCTGCGGCTTACCATGGGGAATCTCCGTACGGAAGGTTTCCTTCCCCAGATTCGCTCATTCATCCCGCAACGAGCGGCGGGAAATGCACCCTTGCTGGCACTCGTCCCCCTTAAATGGTGCCTGCTGATCGCTTTGCATGTTTCAGCGCGAGAACCGCGCCACAATCTCGCGGAAGTCTTCGGGAGTATTCAGATTGAGGAGAATCCCCTCATCATCCACTTCGATCTGCTGGAGCCTGCCAGCACTCCTGTGCACAATATCCCTTAAAGTGGGCAATGTGTCCAGTTCTTCGATAACCGGCCGGGGGAAGACCACCGGGTGCCCCCGGCTCCCTTTATATACAGGGAGAATAATCCTGTCGGGAAATTTCTGGCTGGTATCGGCAATGATCCTGATGGTCTCCGGTTTTACCGCCGGATGATCCACCGGGAGAATCATCACGGCCGTTGCCTTTTCCGGCAGAGCCGATATGGCCTGCCGGACCGATCCGGCCATATCGCTGTCCGGATCGGTGTTCCAGACAACCCGCACGGAATATCCATCAATTGCATTCGCGATCTCCCGACCGGTCGGACCGAGAACCACGACAATATCATCCACGCCGCCGGCCAGCAGCCCGTCCAGGCACCAGCGGATGACCGGCTTGTCAGCCAGGGAGAGAAGCTGCTTGCTCTGTCCCATCCTCTTTGACTGGCCTGCCGCGAGCAGGACGGCTGTCATGTGCATGCGGGGGACTCCTCTTCAACTTGATCATCTGCGCCACGATACTGACTGCGATCTCGGCCGGGGTTTCGGCAAAAATATCCAGGCCCGCCGGAGAAATAATCCGGCCGACCGCAGCCTCGTCAAACCCCCTCTCCGCAAGATACTTATCCATGGCCGCTTTCTTTCTCTTACTGCCGATCACCGCAATATAGCACGAATCGGTGGCAAGGGCGGCGCTGACCGCCTCGAAATCCTGGTGATGGTCGCTGGTGGCAATAAAGATATAGGTGCTCTCGTCAGCGCCGATATCGGTGAAAGCCTTTTCCAGCTCGCTCAGTGGATGGAGGATCGCATCCTCTTCCGGCCCGTATCCGGTTTTGGCCTCGGCCAGACCGATCATACTGACCATAAACCCGGCCTGCCGCGCTGCCTGGGTGACCGCCCTGCCGACATGGCCGTCACCGACCACGATCAGGTGATCGGGCACGACCAGCGGTTCAAGGTAGATGACCAGGCTGCCGCCGCACACTCCGCCATGTTTCTCGGTAAGAGAAAATTCCATGGTTCTGGGGAGGCCTCTGCGGATCACTTCCAGCGAAGCTTCGATGGTCTTGGCCTCGGTTATGCCGCCGCCGACGGTGCCGGAGATCCGGCCATCCTTTCTGACCAGCATCTTGGCGCCCGCCTTGCGCGGGGTTGAACCTTTGCTTTCGATCACCGTGGCAATGGCGGCCGGAACCCTCTTTTTCTTCAGACGGATGATCTCCTCATAGATCGCGATATCGTCCATGGGCCTAGACCACCTTCAGTGCGTTCCTGACCAGCTCCGGGGTCATCGGCAGCTGGTGCAGACGGATGCCTTTGGCGGCAAAGACCGCATTGGCGACAGCCGGAGCAACGGGCGGCACTCCCGGTTCGCCGATCCCGCCGACCGCTTCGTCGCTCTCCATGATATGCACTTCGATCTCCGGGGTTTCATTGATCCGGAGCATTTGATAATCGTCAAAATTACCCTGCTCGACCCGGCCTTCTTTGAAGGTGACTTTGCCGTAGAGGGCGGCAGTGAGGCCGAAAATAATCGCCCCCTGCATCTGCGCCCTGATGGTATCCGGATTCACGGTTTTGCCGCAGTCAACCGCGCAGACCACCTTATGGACCTTGATCCTGCCGGAGTCTGCCACCGAAACCTCGGCGACCTGGGCAACGAAACTGCCGAACGACTCATGGATGGCGATCCCCCGGCCGCGGCCAGCAACCACCGGCTTGTCCCAGCCGGCTTTTTTGGTAACCAGGTCGAGAAGGGCCTGCTGGCGCGGGTGTTTATTGAGCAGAGCGCGTCGGTATCCGTATGGCTCCCTGCCGGCCAGCGCTGCCAGCTCATCGATAAAACACTCCTTGATAAAGGCGGTTGCCGAATGGCCGACCGAGCGCCACCAGAGGACCGGCACATCGGCCGGGGCCATGTGGCTGTCGACAAACAGGTTCGGGATCTCGTACGGAGTGTCAAAGGCCCCTTCCACCGAGGTATGATCGATACCGTCCTTGATCAGTCCTTCGAAGGCGGTGCCCTTGACTATGGACTGGTTGACCATCCGATGGTTGAGGGCAAGCGGCATCCCGTTCCGGTCGAGACCGCAATTGAGCCGGTGGTAGGAGCGCGGCCGGTAATAACCGCCCTTCAGATCATCTTCCCTGGTCCAGACAACCTTGACCGGCGCCTTGACCGCCATCGAAACCTGCACCGCTTCTTTGACGAAATGGGAATCTCCCACCGCCCGGCGACCGAACCCGCCGCCAAGATAAGTGGTGTGCAGTTTGACCTTCTCCTTCGGCAGTCCGGTGAGCACTACGGCGGCATTCCGGTCGAGGGTCTGCATCTGGGTGCCGACCCATATTTCGCAAAAATCCGTGCGGACATCCGCCACGCAATTCAGGGGTTCCATGGTGGCATGGGCCAGGTAGGGAAACTCGTAAACGGCATCGAGCCTTTTGGTGGCCTCCGCCAAACCTTTTTTAACATCGCCACGGTTGACCGCGACCACCCCGGGAGTTTCCGCGATGGCCAGATACTCCCTGCCCTGGTCGTCGCTGTTAAAAGAGGCATGAGGCCCTTCATCCCATTCGATCTGCAACGCGTCGCGACCCTTTTTTGCCGGCCAGAAATGATCGGCCACCACCGCAATCCCGCGATCGATCTGCACCACATGCTTGACTCCGGGGATCATTTTTGCCTTTGTGTCGTCAAAGCTTTTCACCGTGGCGCCGAATACCGGCGGCCGAGCAATCACCGCGGTAAGCATTCCCGGCAGATTGACATCAATCCCGAATACCGCCCTGCCGTTCACCTTTTCCGGGGTATCAAGCCGCTTTTTCGACGTGCCGATGATCTCGAAGTCGGCGGCCGGTTTCAGCTCCACATTCTCGGGCACCGGTTGTTTGGCGGCCTGGTCTGCCAGCGTGCCGAAAGAGATCTTCCGGCCGGTTTTTTTGTTGATCACAAAACCTTTTTCGGCCTTGCAGTCGGCCGGGTCCGCCTTCCAGGTCTCAGCCGCGGCCCGCTCAAG is part of the Pseudomonadota bacterium genome and harbors:
- a CDS encoding dioxygenase, with protein sequence MIDKTSQARGQVLYFSHGGGPLPILGEASHQKMVEFMARLPSQLRKPEAILVISAHWEEATATVLSGANPPLFYDYYGFPREAYNIEYPAPGSPELAERIIELLENRNIPARSDPERGFDHGLFIPLMLIFPKADIPALQLSLLDGLDPAAHIALGRALRELMRQNILVIGSGFSFHNMQEFSMQGPDRSNPDNDAFQDWLIEVCTGNLQQAEREKRLLDWRKAPGARYCHPREEHLLPLHVCLGLAGKPAEKVFDDSILHKRAVAFLW
- a CDS encoding nucleotidyltransferase family protein, coding for MHMTAVLLAAGQSKRMGQSKQLLSLADKPVIRWCLDGLLAGGVDDIVVVLGPTGREIANAIDGYSVRVVWNTDPDSDMAGSVRQAISALPEKATAVMILPVDHPAVKPETIRIIADTSQKFPDRIILPVYKGSRGHPVVFPRPVIEELDTLPTLRDIVHRSAGRLQQIEVDDEGILLNLNTPEDFREIVARFSR
- a CDS encoding xanthine dehydrogenase family protein molybdopterin-binding subunit; its protein translation is MGAIINISRRDFCKSSAVLSGGLVLAFYAPGYGSRVAEALAAEEFIPNAFIRIAPDETITVIVNKSEMGQGVYTSLPMLVGEELEADWSTIRFAPAPVDDAYNHTQWGPMQGTGGSTSIRSCWGQFREAGASARIMLERAAAETWKADPADCKAEKGFVINKKTGRKISFGTLADQAAKQPVPENVELKPAADFEIIGTSKKRLDTPEKVNGRAVFGIDVNLPGMLTAVIARPPVFGATVKSFDDTKAKMIPGVKHVVQIDRGIAVVADHFWPAKKGRDALQIEWDEGPHASFNSDDQGREYLAIAETPGVVAVNRGDVKKGLAEATKRLDAVYEFPYLAHATMEPLNCVADVRTDFCEIWVGTQMQTLDRNAAVVLTGLPKEKVKLHTTYLGGGFGRRAVGDSHFVKEAVQVSMAVKAPVKVVWTREDDLKGGYYRPRSYHRLNCGLDRNGMPLALNHRMVNQSIVKGTAFEGLIKDGIDHTSVEGAFDTPYEIPNLFVDSHMAPADVPVLWWRSVGHSATAFIKECFIDELAALAGREPYGYRRALLNKHPRQQALLDLVTKKAGWDKPVVAGRGRGIAIHESFGSFVAQVAEVSVADSGRIKVHKVVCAVDCGKTVNPDTIRAQMQGAIIFGLTAALYGKVTFKEGRVEQGNFDDYQMLRINETPEIEVHIMESDEAVGGIGEPGVPPVAPAVANAVFAAKGIRLHQLPMTPELVRNALKVV
- a CDS encoding MBL fold metallo-hydrolase: MKNKILLPLVLFILLPAGCARAERPTEDLSPPAHHDGARFKNPYLPEKERGFLNYFKMRYFSGEKYADYESNAHKVPVVRADLEKINAPGNELQVTWIGHATMLIQYRGINILTDPMFSDRASPVGFAGPKRYHPPALRIQDLPRIDYIVISHNHYDHLDLASVKAIGSAPLWLVPLRLKEWFVNAGIDADRVVELDWWDSKRFGQTTITATPVQHWSARNFWSRRKTLWVSWLIRIGDRSLWYSGDTGYNPFQFKEIGNRYPDIDLGLISIGAYEPRWFMKDMHINPAEAVQIHSEIGARRSLGIQWGTFQLTAEPIDDPPIKLREALIAGNIDPEQFPPMKIGETRIIKAGPDKE
- a CDS encoding AF1514 family protein, whose amino-acid sequence is MKEIQISIEGEVGREDAQKKAESIARQENPDTFVISRYNRHANACSPCCLKGKIGEKPGWEIYGENHGGRLKITINNGEYVFILS
- a CDS encoding XdhC family protein, whose protein sequence is MDDIAIYEEIIRLKKKRVPAAIATVIESKGSTPRKAGAKMLVRKDGRISGTVGGGITEAKTIEASLEVIRRGLPRTMEFSLTEKHGGVCGGSLVIYLEPLVVPDHLIVVGDGHVGRAVTQAARQAGFMVSMIGLAEAKTGYGPEEDAILHPLSELEKAFTDIGADESTYIFIATSDHHQDFEAVSAALATDSCYIAVIGSKRKKAAMDKYLAERGFDEAAVGRIISPAGLDIFAETPAEIAVSIVAQMIKLKRSPPHAHDSRPARGRPVKEDGTEQAASLPG
- a CDS encoding SDR family oxidoreductase yields the protein MQKTILITGATSGFGKECARLFASDGWKLILTGRRADRLEALQDELNAECHILVQDVREREAVEKDLAGLPEGFRDIDVLVNNAGLALGMGPAQEADLDQWEEMVDTNIKGLMYCTRFVLPGMVKRGSGHIVNIGSVAGNWPYPGGNVYGASKAFVKQFSNNLRADVLGSGVRVTNIEPGLAETEFSVVRFNGDAKKAAEVYAGTEPLTAADIAEMVHWAVTRPPHVNVNRIEVMPVCQSCGPFAIDRKV
- a CDS encoding Na/Pi symporter; this encodes MTTNFEFWKLLAGLSIFIYGMFMLEDSIKALSGRVFRKLISHYTRSKLRAVGSGAFVTAVLQSSSAVSLMILAFVGAGVMNMENAIAVMMGANIGTTFTAWIVALIGFKIKIESFALPIIALGGILLITSDHDSKFFSFSRLLIGLGFLFLGLDYMKGSAESLTSGFDLQSLPVHSLWIYLLVGIVLTAIMQASAATIALVMTALHSGLIDFQMALAMVVGANIGTTVTVLLGSMGKGVRTKKIVGISHLTFNCITGLIAFISLDLFDWLLRILLGNGYNSVTGLALFHTLFNLLGVIIFFPFINLLARTLIRIYPHKKTVLTLYLDRTPVEVADAATEALAKETYHLLEECQLYNLRSLRLDEKLIFDHDLPFEKNIGGKLKLKDLYDNIKLLHGEIFSFYTSLQSHKLEESEAKTLERLSFASRNIMNALKNFKGIQGDLEEFDSSENFYLNTQYNTFRKRLMELYHDLNRIRSLSGSKDQYRELVKTFLHLEETDKRFVSDTMKAVADNKIQDIDIASLLLANRLFNQACRLQLFSVKDIMLTPEQISDFDHALDMKELLEEEKKTEK